GGCATCAAGATCTTCGACGCGCAGACGCTCGCACTGCTCGCCGAGGTGCCTTCCGCGTACGGGGCGGACGGCAAGCGCGCGAAGGTGGTCGGCATCGCCGACGCGCCCGGCAATCGCTTCGTCTTCAGCCTCTTCGAGGCGGGCGAAATCTGGATCGTCGATGCGTCCGATCCCCGGCAGCCGCAGGTGACGAAATTTCGCAACGTGGGCAAGGAACCCTACGACGCGCTCATCACGCCCGACGGGCGCTGGTACATCGCCGGACTCTTCGGCGAGGACGGGCTGGTGTTGCTCGACATGAACGATCCGGACGCGGGCCCCCGGCGCATCCTTGACGGCTACGGCCGCGGCACCGAGAAACTGCCGGTGTACAAGATGCCGCACCTGCGCGGCTGGGCGCTGGCCGGCGGCTATGCCTTCCTTCCCGCCGTCGGCCGGCACGAAGTGCTGGTGGTGGATGCGACGACGTGGCAGCCGGTCGCGACCATCCCGGTGCGCGGCCAGCCGGTGTTCGTCATGGCGCGCCCGGACGGTCGCCAGGTGTGGGTGAACTTCGCCTTTCCCGGCAACGACCAGGTGCAGGTGATCGACGTGTCGAAGCTCGCGGTGATCGAATCGCTCACACCGGGCAAGGCCGTGCTGCACATGGAGTTCACGACCGCGGGCGACGAGGTGTGGATTTCCGCGCGCGACGACAACCGCATCGTCGTCTACGATACGAAGACGTTCGGCCGCGTCGCGGAATTGCCTGCGCAGAGTCCGAGCGGCATCTTCTTCACCTGGCGCGCGCAAAAGATCGGGCTATGAAGCGACTCGGGTTCAGCCTGCTCAACGGCTTCCAGCGCGGTTTTCCGCTGGTGTCGGAACCCTTTCAGCTGATTGCCGGGCGGCTCGGGACAAGTGAGAAGGAGGTGCTGCGCGTGCTGCGCGAACTGCAGGCGCGTGGCGCGGTGAGCCGGATCGGCGCGGTGTTCGCACCGAACCGGATAGGCGCCGGAGCACTGGCAGCGATCGCTGTTGCGCCGGAGCGGCTGGAGGAGGTGGCTGCACGTGTCAGCGCCCATCCCGGGGTGAATCACAATTACGAGCGCG
The sequence above is drawn from the Betaproteobacteria bacterium genome and encodes:
- a CDS encoding protein nirF — translated: MDIRRGLAGLAAVLVLAACAGREVAPPPAEAGVVIERASGSVQVLDPARRVSVVRVTDLGDLSHAAVVFSSDARYAYVFGRDGGLSKIDMNARATVARTVQAGNSIGGAISRDGRLVAVANYEPGGIKIFDAQTLALLAEVPSAYGADGKRAKVVGIADAPGNRFVFSLFEAGEIWIVDASDPRQPQVTKFRNVGKEPYDALITPDGRWYIAGLFGEDGLVLLDMNDPDAGPRRILDGYGRGTEKLPVYKMPHLRGWALAGGYAFLPAVGRHEVLVVDATTWQPVATIPVRGQPVFVMARPDGRQVWVNFAFPGNDQVQVIDVSKLAVIESLTPGKAVLHMEFTTAGDEVWISARDDNRIVVYDTKTFGRVAELPAQSPSGIFFTWRAQKIGL